The Halobacterium hubeiense genome contains the following window.
TCGAAGCCGTCCGCGCGCAGCTGCTCGGCGAACCACTCGCAGCGGTCGCCGTGGTTGACCAGCACCTCGCTGCCGCGGTAGTCGTCGAGGAACGTCCGGAGGCCCTCGCGGTCGGCGTGCGCGGAGAAGTCGTAGCTGTTGACGCGCGCGGCGACGCGGAGGTGGCGGCCGTCGATTTCCGCGCTCCCGGTGTCCAGCAGTTCCCGGCCGGGCGTCCCCTCGACCTGATACCCCGTGAGCGCGAGTTCGTGCTGGGGGTTGCCCGCGATCTCGGGGACGTACGTCATCGCGGGGCCGCCCGAGAGCATCCCCGCGGTGGTGACGATGGCCGTGGGCTTGTCGGCGATGCGCTTGCGCTGGCCGTTTCTCGTGGACTTGTTGAGGAAGCGCGCGTGGCCGCGAGCCGCTTGGAACGCGTCGGCGTCCCGGAGGAACTCGCTGGTCTGCGTGAACCGCTCGGTGACGGCGACGCCCATGCCGTCCACGTAGCAGGGGATGTCGTGGGCGGCACACACCATGAACAGCTCCTGCGTGCGCCCGACCGCGAACGCGGGGACGACGGCGGTACCGCCGCCGCGAATCGTCTCCGCGACGGAGGTGGCGAACGCGTCCTCGATGCTCGCGCGGTCGTCCCGGGTCACGTCCGCGTACGTGGCTTCGGTAATCACCACGTCGGCGTCGGGGCGGGCGGTCGTGCCGGCGAGCAGGCGCTGGTCCTCCGTGTTGAAGTCCGCCGTGTAGAGCAGCCGCGTGTCGCCGTCGTCCACGAGGACGTGCGCGCTCCCGGGGATGTGGCCGGCGTCGTACAGCGTGACTTCGTAGCCGGCGGCTTCGAACGTCTCCTGGTAGCCGTGGGTCTCCGAGACTTCGCCGAGCGCCGCGACTTCCGCGCGCGTGAACGGGCAGTCGTAGCGGCCGCCGCGCTCGCCGCCGCCCTGTAGCTTGAGCGTGTCCTGCGCGAGCAGGCGCGTGAGGTCCCGCGTCGGCGGCGTCCAGTGAATCGGCGGGCGACGCGTGCCGGCGACGAGCGCGGGGACGGCGCCGGCGTGGTCGAGGTGGCCGTGGCTGACGACGACGGCGTCGGGGGCGACGTCTTCGGGGTAGCCCGGAGGCGTCCCGGGCTTCATCCCGTAGTCGAGCAGCAGCGAGTCGTCGACGAGAATCGCGCTGCGCCCGACCTCGCGCGCGCCGCCGAGAAACCGCAAGTCCATGCCCCGCGGTAGGGGCGCGCGGCGTTTGGCTCCGTCGGTCCACGCGGGGTGGCGGCCGGCGGACCGTTGGAACTCCTCGTGTTACGGTTCGCGGAGCCACCCCCTAACCGCTTTCACGAATATGTTCGGTTGCTTTCCCGTACTCTGGTACCGTGCTCGGCGGTTTACGTGTCCGCACCCCTGACCGGCGAAGTGAGGCAAACATGGACGAGTACTACTCGCGGAGACGGTTCCTCGCAAGCACTGCTGTCGTCGGTGCCGCGGCGCTCGCCGGCTGTTCCGGCGGCGGTGGCGGTGACGGCGGTGGCGACGGCGGCGGCGAGGAGACGACCGAGGCACAGACCACGGAGTCCGGCGGCAGCAGCGGCGGCGAGAACGTCGTGCAGGTGGGGCCGGGCGGCCAGCTCGTGTTCGAGCCCGAGGAGATCACGGTCTCGACGGGCGACACCGTCACGTGGGAGTTCGCCAGTCCGAGCCACAACGTCTGCGCGTACCCCGAGATGAACGACGAGGTCTCCATCCCCGACGGCGCCTCCGGGTTCGGGACGATGGAGCAGGGCGGCGACTCGTTCGCGCTCGTCTCGCAGGGCGAGACCTACGAGCACACGTTCGAGACGCCCGGCGAGTACACGTACGTCTGCGTCCCCCACGTGGGGTCGGACATGATCGGCACGGTCATCGTCGAGTAGGTGTCTCGGGCCGTCGCGCGCGACCGAACCACGTCTCGTTTTCGCCCGGAGCGGCGGTGTCTGCGAACGAGCAGTCGGTGGTCCGTCGCCGACGCAGTTCTGGGGTCGTGGGCCCGCAGAACATGTTCGCTCGTATTCCCGGCTTCCGGTAGCCTGCTCGGCGGTTTACGTGGGTGAGTCGCCGAGCAGCGACGTGAGGATGACCGA
Protein-coding sequences here:
- a CDS encoding plastocyanin/azurin family copper-binding protein; the encoded protein is MDEYYSRRRFLASTAVVGAAALAGCSGGGGGDGGGDGGGEETTEAQTTESGGSSGGENVVQVGPGGQLVFEPEEITVSTGDTVTWEFASPSHNVCAYPEMNDEVSIPDGASGFGTMEQGGDSFALVSQGETYEHTFETPGEYTYVCVPHVGSDMIGTVIVE
- a CDS encoding MBL fold metallo-hydrolase, which codes for MDLRFLGGAREVGRSAILVDDSLLLDYGMKPGTPPGYPEDVAPDAVVVSHGHLDHAGAVPALVAGTRRPPIHWTPPTRDLTRLLAQDTLKLQGGGERGGRYDCPFTRAEVAALGEVSETHGYQETFEAAGYEVTLYDAGHIPGSAHVLVDDGDTRLLYTADFNTEDQRLLAGTTARPDADVVITEATYADVTRDDRASIEDAFATSVAETIRGGGTAVVPAFAVGRTQELFMVCAAHDIPCYVDGMGVAVTERFTQTSEFLRDADAFQAARGHARFLNKSTRNGQRKRIADKPTAIVTTAGMLSGGPAMTYVPEIAGNPQHELALTGYQVEGTPGRELLDTGSAEIDGRHLRVAARVNSYDFSAHADREGLRTFLDDYRGSEVLVNHGDRCEWFAEQLRADGFDASAPDRGPTITV